The Leishmania mexicana MHOM/GT/2001/U1103 complete genome, chromosome 6 genome includes a region encoding these proteins:
- a CDS encoding putative protein kinase: MQPPQLKPALAGTADVAPPAAFAGPSMTYDGSSGRCENLYSNPCSCEERDEDASSYSADYRVYQQRPGIMHAATQRRSSSLGQLSVVQVPTSVAPLSSPPQPAVARARSSHLPHVNGTSADRSVSVSLPPAYSDRFNAHVVGDCPEHHGTGSSWWCCGSSCATRTGEANGKVPAEGAGCSERFSSHRVGSALLSSTAEIAPGYLLGLIGVVTGLLLFLPWSSNPVHISLMVLSSVVGCVCGLLYWVLERRWHRRWQHGFYDASGAAAASCSAEGARDRHAESAAGSAAPRYHDHDADEEVSSVDVCCCAGCASNLLDRQHFRTVLPGVQLLLLGAFVLVSPQVMATWTAPMASTTGLGGGAILADSEAGHGGRYGATLYPVEAVWKTCLLHAWIGMRFSLPLLWSLLVGLVHMAVLLAQCQHAGPGTLLTLVVWMSVPLLCFAFAMCITRPRPAMVEGQQQHQLLRALAAGVGAPLLPFANSSRGRSRDAFEATYASVSYASPLTATPAAPAPAMQYSAHPSRRAVLPPPPVAAYSAASYAQMLSAESIGGSYLARLKVGGWGSLVRGGGGVSMAAARYPQANYGDRGTAVFSHYESDQRVISPQRPVRQRYNVAVRSPAPEFVDSAGVPPRDNLIGLATAHDTTLPPQHGQARDPSSPLYPPSSPPLALREARYESAHHPINTVGEVMYPATSAAAMLPSSGDGAHPSLSLPQASRQLAPPSRLSNVSSSSPSTMLVGNLGPAPQPRRRQLRKHAQQGTAGEVEEAGVFRDDAVDSDGAAAAIAPADLWHQETLQHRRAGSTTAKEQRVWSGVVSTAVAAKSMTAAASAADDEGCTNGVDAPHVPVHGSDDDGEEWDDELPIPAGASLEDACAPYLVLDAALVIVDVGPSLCRLLGTTVDAVLFRRLQDVLAWLDVVEQETAVRLVSAVAQPLRTAAAAERGEKRGAGAHSPREEKAKKGKDMRGHHDDNENRSALSGAAKQLEKPSEKGVRDNVAEGAPVRRITLRGHCPYYVKASGSTGAISAGRCSRRPPFALCFDVWAERLAAPALKAGGSWRRRKSSAVGGGRQLATPFVIILRRPLLHGLCDALPLPVALVHPRTGEVLGWNHYAARLTGCTAYDMLGMPAYGSFVYEGFPGASPTTASQGGFSSTGRHLPPPPPQSPSVESASSAHRRQRSSNTAALSAATAVGTVPDGEVASNGFALPSAKSTLPTTAALLLSSHQTTSTAFSPLHDARLQRQHGGAGSPTFVDQASPPPHAAGLYGTFTVAASQQHRDTPLPGFFYVPCTCAAAAVAGVPLPAVGDNGEPAVTSASGGGGARPSSASSTGGGPHQISSFQPPWSLAGRGGTAAAAARHADRLPSQLTAASPSPFPFGVDGGGGGNTNITSGAVGGVRCPRPPPPPPLAAGLECGTDSDEAGLATAFETDGNKEAQGDGGEDVMAAPYCSSPAMVRGLLFRATLRPLRGVLCSEEGGVVENQLGGPLRRSASAVEGEHAGGRGAEGNPFLNPPPRAAREEESAAVEEEDAGEELALAREKNMQAYGNDKSASDESGGALLSELQQHHRHHRLDCTAAGARMRNSECEEDSGGDGESAMDDEDDTPFDEDDLPKAMAGTMHGGLTLAATLEQLFATKAMSCNFRLDKESVAGPRRSAASTVTTTATAASGALLSSELLPQYSLREALQQLAASESPLLLTFSEPPIYATACASAEALLQERRLRHRRVSSVSPDEHGYSGVLTHANNGGVAAAASGGGCTSVPESYLGTPPAPFLHQHLPQVPVLWGDGSASLQFVAAVKEAVDSYRESIEEDSSGYTDLLGLLSLSGGNGGCGPSSGYAARNSSSSLTPTSFGGAPDAAVTTAITADAARQLRLLKSLSDQLLQATAAYNRTRQSMSSTTWGLSGGGVAARMSPSPSSPSLSLGLFAAPPVPDADAANERHRNTRRPGSATTPSPYKDHPAGGPFGVSAHQSPFQPPPPPPQLAFTGEEAEGTHRRLQGGGPHRRQPGEPAASASPGGSGAHTGIYRDPNSTPFSVASEDVTGVVPSAVGDSRNLALKEPPPPPHRSAKRTSGGGSGGRRAIQDGGTSPVKSRPRHAAKSSTASAPLKGSRGRHTGSRHGRRGGASASTPVHSPPLVPLDVGVDLAKEPRSSGHMEEISGSTSSPASPCGGGSGGSGRTAAATFATTSSLNARTSLVAAGSVPAMSTPRPHATGASASALDVATPQTELHSSPRRYDTAAAFGEGEESGRGGGAGEDATAAGGVASRLATSPRLQGSLLLSPSLAAAEVVELEASHSTESRQQRLQHRSSPNIISGAGCGSGATSAKRDASPRRRSSAVYRRESSLDVLQSAPVGSGSFGGNGGLVPTSNSASPPAGAGAGGHGTGSPSPHPARTGSGSLNANAAAAARSTAPRRPGEGAVWAVLVSRDEATIPSCRISVNLGDEFRLGRSSKCTAVVSDSFVSSTQFSIVRTVSASTTAQDLQSPGSGRSERGARRNKAFTVTLYDRSANGTYVNVKKLGKDKSCVLRDKALITFRLSTSQFFLGFVFMLTDEHGVPLDDRTGMGGGSGLRSLLDARLSPQPQTGRRTNASSTGGGGKESSSSQNTVVASPTAPSASAARRNTPRALSTPDNSSFASGTPNGSRRAGGGAPRSGRHAHRETIEWKIGEEMLGKGGNAEVYLGINLTNGQLIAVKRVRLPTFAHGSDAEQDPEARAILQQYRSLQEEISVLSKATHPNIVQYYGSSQNSAYFNILLEFVPGGSLRHLLDNFGALSPGVILSYVHQALEGLAYLHRHNIVHSDFKAANILITEKGKVKLTDFGTARLLNRPHATAARGGGEAQSVTSRTAPGQRKDDAVSVGGGGTLQIAGTLRWMDPGLFHNPHSSGAADVTVAVAAKDSSDKLGGPTKAGDIWSVGCTMIEMMSGEAPWFEYDFESEEQIVNLLTYTAEPPEIPECPECPDLVTIAQACLKMDPAQRPTCEELLRIVEEATARLQAQSMSPSVSPSREVSQQQQPAAPGSLPGAGTGVRSSSTLFCPQVEAATSSASASLTANPVAVYGPGTDDRRRAERTGRPRDSTPISVAVGGDGGSSAPLSARDAASSTAL; encoded by the coding sequence ATGCAGCCGCCTCAGCTCAAGCCCGCGCTAGCGGGTACGGCCGATGTGGCCCCGCCGGCTGCCTTCGCGGGGCCCAGCATGACCTACGAtgggagcagcggcaggtgcgAGAACTTATATTCGAATCCGTGCTCATGTGAGGAAAGGGACGAGGACGCTAGCAGCTACTCGGCGGACTACCGCGTCTACCAACAGCGTCCCGGCATCATGCACGCCGCGACACAGCGACGATCTTCATCGTTAGGGCAGCTCTCCGTTGTGCAGGTGCCGACATCGGTTGCCccgctctcttctcctccccaGCCTGCGGTCGCGCGAGCACGTAGCAGCCACTTGCCGCATGTAAACGGCACGTCTGCGGATCGCTCTGTGTCTGTATCACTGCCGCCAGCCTATTCGGATAGATTCAACGCCCATGTTGTGGGCGACTGCCCAGAACATCATGGCACTGGCTCCTcatggtggtgctgcggcagtaGCTGTGCGACGCGCACAGGTGAAGCGAATGGAAAGGTGCCGGCAGAGGGTGCCGGCTGTAGCGAGCGCTTCTCGTCGCATCGCGTCGGCTCAGCGCTGCTGAGCTCCACAGCGGAGATTGCACCCGGGTACCTGCTGGGACTGATAGGTGTTGTGACAggactgctgctgttcctgCCGTGGTCGTCGAATCCGGTGCACATTTCATTGATGGTGCTGTCGTCGGTGGtagggtgcgtgtgtggcctGCTCTACTGGGTTTtggagcggcggtggcaccggcggtggcagcatgGCTTCTACGACgcaagcggcgcagcagcggcttcctgcagcgccgaggGTGCTCGTGACCGGCACGCTGAGTCTGCcgctggcagcgctgccccgCGGTATCACGACCACGACGCCGATGAGGAGGTCAGCAGCGTGgatgtgtgctgctgcgctggctgcGCAAGCAACCTTCTTGATCGCCAGCACTTCCGCACTGTGCTGCCGGGGGTTCAGCTGCTTCTGCTTGGTGCCTTTGTGCTGGTGTCACCACAGGTGATGGCAACGTGGACGGCCCCGATGGCGTCAACGACtggcctcggcggcggtgccatcCTCGCCGACAGTGAAGCAGGACATGGGGGTCGCTACGGGGCCACGCTTTATCCTGTCGAAGCGGTTTGGAAGACTTGCCTGCTTCACGCGTGGATTGGCATGCGGTTTTCACTGCCGCTTCTGTGGAGCTTGCTGGTGGGCCTCGTGCACATGGCCGTGCTGTTGGCGCAGTGCCAACACGCCGGCCCGGGCACGCTGCTCACGCTGGTGGTGTGGATgagcgtgccgctgctctgcttCGCCTTTGCGATGTGCATCACAAGGCCCCGGCCGGCGATGGTGGagggacagcagcagcaccaactGCTGCGAGCCCTCGCCGCTGGTGTGggtgcgccgctgttgcctTTTGCGAACTCTTCCAGAGGCCGGAGCCGTGACGCGTTCGAGGCCACGTACGCGTCCGTGTCGTACGCGAGTCCTTTGACAGCGACGCCGGCTGCTCCTGCGCCAGCCATGCAGTACAGTGCCCACCCATCTCGTCGGGCGGTcctccctccgccaccgGTAGCGGCGTACTCGGCTGCTTCATACGCACAGATGCTCTCGGCGGAAAGCATCGGCGGCAGTTACCTTGCCAGGCTGAAGGTGGGCGGGTGGGGGAGCCTcgtacgcggcggcggaggagtgAGCATGGCAGCTGCCCGGTACCCCCAAGCCAACTACGGTGACCGTGGGACGGCAGTGTTCAGCCATTACGAGTCCGACCAGCGAGTCAtttcgccgcagcggccggtGCGCCAACGCTACAATGTCGCGGTACGATCACCGGCGCCAGAGTTCGTTGACAGTGCGggggtgccgccgcgcgacAACCTTATCGGCCTCGCGACCGCACATGACACGACCCTGCCTCCGCAGCACGGGCAAGCACGCGACCCGTCTTCACCCTTGTACCCTCCaagctctcctcctctggcaCTGCGCGAGGCGCGCTACGAGTCTGCTCATCACCCCATCAACACCGTAGGTGAGGTGATGTATCCcgcgacatcagcagcagcgatgctcCCATCGTCTGGAGACGGCGCCCATCCATCTCTGTCACTCCCGCAGGCGTCGCGCCAGCTCGCTCCGCCCTCGCGCTTGTCTaacgtcagcagcagctcccccTCGACAATGCTTGTGGGCAATCTCGGGCCAGCGCCTcagccgcgacggcggcaactgcgcaagcacgcgcagcagggGACGGCTGGAGAGGTCGAGGAAGCCGGTGTGTTTCGTGACGATGCGGttgacagcgacggcgccgcggcggcgataGCGCCAGCAGACTTATGGCATCAGGAGActctgcagcaccggcgaGCAGGATCGACGACCGCCAAAGAGCAGAGAGTGTGGAGCGGGGTCGTCTccaccgccgtggccgctAAGAGCATGACTGCAGCTGCATCCGCGGCGGATGACGAGGGCTGCACAAACGGCGTTGATGCTCCCCATGTTCCTgtccacggcagcgatgacgacggGGAGGAGTGGGACGACGAGCTGCCCATACCGGCCGGGGCCTCGCTGGAggacgcgtgcgcgccgtaCCTTGTCCTCGACGCTGCCCTGGTCATTGTGGACGTCGGCCCGTCCCTGTGCCGGCTTCTGGGTACCACCGTCGACGCTGTCTTGTTCCGCCGACTGCAGGATGTGCTCGCTTGGCTCGATGTTGTGGAgcaggagacggcggtgagGCTGGTgagcgccgtcgcgcagcctctgcgcaccgccgccgccgccgagcgaggcgagaagcgtggcgcaggtgccCACTCTCCCagggaagagaaggcgaagaaggggAAGGACATGAGGGGGCATCACGACGACAACGAGAACCGCAGCGCGCTATCGGGggcggcgaagcagctcGAGAAACCGTCGGAGAAGGGGGTGCGCGACAACGTCGCCGAGGGGGCACCTGTGCGGCGGATCACGCTGCGGGGACACTGCCCCTACTACGTAAaggccagcggcagcacgggTGCGATCAGCGCCGGTCGATGCAGCCGACGGCCACCGTTTGCCCTTTGCTTCGACGTCTGGGCGGAGCGTCTTGCCGCACCAGCACTGAAGGCTGGTGGCTCTTGGCGGAGGCGCAAGTCCTCTGcggtgggtggcggccggcagTTGGCGACGCCTTTTGTGATCATCCTTCGGCGTCCTCTCTTGCATGGCCTGTGcgatgcgctgccgctgcctgtTGCACTGGTGCACCCCCGGACGGGGGAGGTGCTGGGCTGGAATCACTACGCCGCGCGGCTGACGGGGTGCACCGCATATGACATGCTGGGGATGCCCGCGTACGGCAGTTTCGTGTACGAGGGATTTCCCGGCGCTTccccgacgacggcgagccAGGGAGGCTTCTCAAGCACTGGCCGCCAtctcccaccaccgccgccccaaTCACCGAGTGTGGAGtccgcgtcgtccgcgcATCGCCGACAGCGATCATCCAATACGGCTGCGCTGTccgcggcgacagcggtcGGCACTGTGCCCGATGGCGAGGTCGCCTCGAACGGCTTTGCACTTCCGTCTGCCAAGTCAACGTtgcccaccaccgcggcgctgctaCTCTCCTCACATCAGACAACGTCGACAGCCTTTTCTCCCCTCCACGACGCgcgactgcagcggcagcacggcggcgccggtaGCCCAACCTTCGTGGACCaggcatcaccgccgccgcacgcggcTGGCCTCTATGGCACTTTCACCGTCGCGgcctcgcagcagcatcgcgaCACTCCGCTTCCTGGCTTTTTTTACGTGCCTTGCACAtgtgcggcggctgcggtggcgggcgTCCCGCTCCCCGCTGTTGGCGACAACGGGGAGCCTGCAGTGACGAGCgccagtggtggtggcggcgctcgacCAAGCAGCGCTTCGAGCACTGGCGGCGGGCCGCACCAGATCTCGTCTTTCCAGCCGCCTTGGTCGCTGGCCGGTCGTGGCGGtactgcggcagcggctgccagGCACGCAGATCGACTGCCCTCGCAGCtgaccgccgcctcgccgtccccttttcccttcggagtcgatggcggtggtggcggcaacaCGAACATCACCAGCGGCGCAGTAGGGGGTGTGCGCTGTCCtcgcccaccaccgccaccgcccctcgCGGCAGGACTCGAGTGTGGCACCGACTCCGACGAGGCCGGACTCGCCACCGCCTTTGAGACAGACGGGAACAAGGAGGCGCAgggagacggcggcgaggacgtgATGGCGGCACCGTACTGCTCTTCACCTGCCATGGTGCGTGGACTGTTGTTTCGCGCCACCTTGCGACCACTGCGGGGTGTTCTGTGCAGCGAGGAGGGTGGCGTAGTCGAGAACCAGCTCGGCGGGCCGCTGcggaggagcgcgagcgccgtGGAAGGCGAGCACGCtggcggccgtggcgcagaAGGAAACCCCTTCCTCaatccgccgccgcgtgcggcgcgcgAAGAGGAAagtgcggcggtggaggaagaggacgcaGGGGAAGAGCTAGCGCTCGCTCGGGAGAAGAACATGCAAGCCTATGGCAACGACAAGAGCGCCAGCGACGAAAGCGGTGGGGCATTGCTgtcggagctgcagcagcatcaccgaCACCACCGTCTAGACTGCACTGCCGCAGGTGCACGCATGCGGAACAGCGAGTGTGAGGaagacagcggcggcgatggcgagtCGGCCatggacgacgaggacgacacTCCcttcgacgaggacgacCTCCCGAAGGCAATGGCCGGGACGATGCACGGCGGGCTGACGCTCGCGGCGACGCTAGAGCAGCTCTTCGCCACCAAGGCGATGTCGTGCAACTTCAGGCTGGACAAGGAGTCCGTAGCAGGGCCACGTCGTAGTGCGGCATCGACCGTGACAACGACGGCGACCGCGGCCTCTGGAGCGCTGCTGAGCTCGGAGCTGCTGCCTCAGTACAGCCTCCGtgaggcactgcagcagcttgcCGCAAGTGAGTCACCTCTCTTGCTCACATTTTCCGAGCCTCCCATCTATGCCACCGCGTGTGCAAGCGCCGAGGCGTTGCTGCAGGAGCGACGGCTAAGGCACCGCCGCGTAAGCAGCGTTTCCCCGGACGAGCACGGCTACTCCGGCGTGCTCACGCACGCGAATaacggcggcgttgctgctgcggccaGTGGGGGTGGCTGCACCAGCGTGCCGGAAAGCTACCTCGGCACCCCGCCGGCGCCTTTTCTTCACCAGCACCTCCCGCAGGTGCCGGTGCTGTGGGGTGACGGGTCAGCCAGCCTCCAGTTCGTGGCTGCCgtgaaggaggcggtggatTCATACCGGGAGAGCATCGAAGAAGATTCGAGCGGCTACACGGacctcctcggcctcctctcGCTCAGCGGTGGCAACGGCGGTTGCGGCCCCAGCAGCGGCTATGCGGCGCGTAACTCGTCGTCTTCTCTGACGCCCACCTCCTTCGGCGGCGCTCCTGATGCCGCCGTGACGActgccatcaccgccgacgcagcgcggcagctaCGCCTCCTCAAGTCCCTCTCTGACCAACTGCTGCAGGCGACGGCTGCGTACAACCGCACGCGCCAGTCGATGAGTTCCACCACGTGGGgactcagcggcggcggcgttgctgcgcgCATGTCCCcttcaccctcctccccgtcgcTCTCCCTTGGGCTCTTTGCAGCCCCTCCCGTGCCGGACGCCGACGCTGCAAACGAACGTCACCGTAACACGCGTCGCCCCGGCTCCGCCacaacgccgtcgccgtaCAAGGACCATCCTGCTGGCGGGCCGTTTGGAGTCTCTGCGCACCAGTCCCCGTTccagccaccgccgccgcctccacagcTCGCCTTTACcggcgaggaagcggaggGCACGCATCGGCGCCTGCAAGGCGGCGGCCCGCACCGGCGTCAGCCGGGCGAGCCAGCGGCGAGTGCGAGCccgggcggcagcggggcaCATACGGGCATCTACCGTGACCCCAACAGCACGCCGTTCTCCGTTGCATCGGAGGATGTCACCGGTGTGGTCCCCAGCGCCGTCGGGGACAGCAGAAACTTGGCACTCAAGgaaccaccgccgccgccacatcgCAGTGCCAAacgcaccagcggcggcggcagcggtgggaGGAGAGCCATACAGGATGGCGGCACGTCTCCCGTCAAATCGCGGCCACGCCATGCAGCGAAGTCGTCCACAGCAAGCGCGCCGCTGAAGGGGAGCAGGGGCAGGCATACTGGTTcccgtcacggccgccgaggtggcgccagcgcctctACCCCGGTCCACAGCCCGCCACTCGTGCCATTGGATGTAGGGGTGGACCTGGCGAAGGAGCCGCGCAGCTCTGGGCACATGGAGGAGATCAGCGGTAGCACGTCGTCTCCTGCTTCGCCTTGCGGTGGCGGTAGCGGAGGGTCGGgtcgcaccgctgccgccaccttTGCCACGACGTCTTCCTTGAACGCCAGGACATCATTAGTGGCGGCGGGATCTGTACCGGCGATGTCCACCCCTCGCCCGCACGCCACGGGTGCCAGCGCCTCTGCCCTCGATGTGGCAACGCCGCAAACGGAGTTGCACTCTTCTCCGCGACGCTAcgacaccgctgcggccttcggcgaaggcgaggaaagcggccgtggtggcggagcgggcgaggacgccaccgctgcgggaGGCGTTGCCAGCCGCTTGGCGACCTCGCCGCGATTACAGGGCAGTCTCTTGCTGAGTCCGTCTTTggccgcagcggaggtggtggagctggaggccaGCCACAGCACCGAGTCGCGCcaacagcggctgcagcatcGTAGCAGTCCAAATATCATATCCGGTGCAGgctgtggcagcggtgcaacCTCAGCCAAGCGCGatgcgtcgccgcggcgtcgctccAGCGCCGTGTACAGGCGGGAGAGCTCGCTCGACGTACTGCAAAGCGCGCCGGTTGGCAGTGGCAGCTTCGGTGGCAACGGCGGACTCGTGCCAACGAGCAACAGCGCGTCACCGCCGGCGGGTGCGGGCGCGGGAGGCCATGGGACAGgctcgccatcgccgcatCCAGCTCGGACTGGCAGCGGTAGCCTGaacgccaacgccgccgctgcggcgcggtcgaccgcgccgcggcggcccgGCGAGGGCGCCGTCTGGGCAGTCCTGGTTTCACGCGATGAGGCGACGATTCCGTCGTGCCGCATCAGCGTCAACCTCGGGGACGAATTTCGGCTtggccgcagcagcaagtGCACGGCTGTCGTGTCGGACAGCTTTGTGAGCAGCACGCAGTTCTCCATTGTGCGAACCGTGTCAGCGTCGACAACGGCGCAGGACTTGCAGTCTcccggcagcggccgcagcgagcgAGGCGCGCGTCGAAACAAAGCCTTCACGGTCACTCTGTACGACCGCAGCGCCAACGGCACGTACGTCAACGTGAAGAAGCTCGGCAAGGACAAGAGCTGTGTGCTGCGCGACAAGGCCCTCATCACGTTCCGCCTCAGCACCTCGCAGTTCTTCTTGGGCTTTGTTTTTATGCTGACGGACGAGCATGGGGTGCCGCTGGACGACCGCACGGGCATGGGGGGTGGCAGTGGACTGCGCAGTCTGCTGGACGCACGGCTCTCACCGCAACCGCAGACAGGGCGGCGAACCAACGCCTCGTCgaccggcggtggcggcaaggagagcagcagcagccagaACACGGTCGTGGCCTCACCCACCGCCCCTTCCGCTAGCGCCGCCCGCCGCAACACCCCCCGCGCGCTCTCCACCCCGGACAACTCGAGCTTCGCGAGCGGCACCCCGAACGGCTCGcggcgcgccggcggcggggccccgcgcagcggccgccacgcTCATCGCGAGACCATCGAGTGGAAGATTGGCGAGGAGATGCTCGGCAAGGGCGGCAACGCAGAGGTGTACCTTGGCATCAACTTGACGAACGGCCAGCTGATCGCGGTGAagcgggtgcggctgccAACATTtgcgcacggcagcgacgccgagcAGGACCCGGAGGCGAGGGCGATCCTGCAGCAGTACCGCTCTCTACAGGAGGAGATCAGCGTCTTGTCCAAGGCGACGCACCCGAATATCGTGCAGTACTACGGCTCCTCGCAAAACAGTGCGTACTTCAACATTCTGCTGGAGTTCGTGCCAGGCGGATCGCTGCGGCACCTGCTCGACAACTTCGGCGCCCTCAGCCCTGGGGTCATCCTCTCCTACGTGCATCAGGCTCTCGAGGGGCTGGCGTATCTGCACCGGCACAACATCGTCCACAGCGACTTCAAGGCGGCGAACATCCTCATCACAGAGAAGGGCAAGGTGAAGCTGACCGACTTTGGCACTGCGCGGCTGCTGAACCGGCCGCATGCAACAGCCGCccgcggcggtggggagGCGCAAAGCGTGACCTCGCGCACCGCCCCTGGGCAGCGCAAGGACGACGCTGTCTCTGTtggcggcggaggcacgTTGCAGATCGCCGGCACCCTGCGCTGGATGGATCCGGGCCTCTTCCATAACCCCCACTcgagcggcgctgccgacgtcACGGTTGCCGTCGCGGCGAAGGACTCGTCCGATAAGCTTGGCGGGCCTACGAAGGCAGGTGATATTTGGTCCGTTGGCTGCACGATGATCGAGATGATGTCAGGCGAGGCGCCATGGTTCGAGTACGACTTTGAGAGCGAGGAGCAGATCGTGAACCTGCTCACCTACACAGCGGAGCCGCCGGAAATACCCGAGTGCCCGGAGTGCCCAGACTTGGTGACCATCGCGCAAGCATGTCTCAAGATGGACCCAGCGCAGCGCCCCACATGCGAGGAGCTTCTCCGCATtgtcgaggaggcgacggcacgGCTGCAGGCGCAGTCGATGAGTCCGTCCGTGAGCCCGTCGCGCGAGGtgtcacagcagcagcagcctgcAGCCCCGGGCTCTCTGCCAGGCGCCGGTACGGGTGTGCGGTCCAGCAGCACTCTGTTCTGTCCTCAAGTGGAAGCTGCCACGAGCAGCGCATCCGCATCCCTCACGGCCAACCCGGTGGCCGTCTACGGCCCAGGGACGGACGACCGCCGCCGGGCAGAGCGTACCGGCCGCCCAAGGGACTCCACGCCGATTTCGGTTGCCGttggcggcgatggaggcaGCTCCGCTCCGCTGTCTGCCCGCGacgctgcctcctccacggcgcTCTAG